In Chloroflexota bacterium, a single window of DNA contains:
- a CDS encoding glycosyltransferase family 4 protein: MKIGLDARLTYYTRGGIAFYIRQLAATLPGLDPANDYLIFHSRKASETLTLPAGANARRADCWTPAHHRLERLALGVELLPQGLSLLHSPDFIPPLGLFRSVITIHDLTFLRYPQFLTAQSRRYYNDQIHEAVKRADAILTDSNATRADVLELLGVAADKVVTVHLAPDPIFQPRPGEAVEPAPARLNLPQRYLLFVGTFEPRKNVPGLLTAYAQLPLDAPPLVLAGNKGWLFDDVVALIDKLQLKDRVYFRPDFAAADLPALYHGAIALVLPSHYEGFGLPVLEAFACGTPVVIANRASLPEIAGGAAALCNPDDPASIVGAIESILSDSAYRLSLIAKGHARVKDFSWEKCARETLAVYRKVINQ; this comes from the coding sequence ATGAAAATCGGCCTCGATGCCCGTCTCACCTACTACACGCGCGGCGGAATCGCTTTCTACATTCGGCAACTGGCGGCAACCCTGCCCGGCCTCGACCCGGCCAACGACTACCTCATCTTCCACTCGCGCAAAGCCAGCGAGACTCTAACCCTCCCCGCTGGCGCGAACGCCCGCCGCGCCGACTGCTGGACGCCTGCCCATCATCGCCTCGAACGGCTTGCGCTGGGCGTTGAGCTTCTGCCACAGGGCCTCAGCCTCCTGCACTCCCCCGACTTCATCCCGCCGCTCGGCCTCTTTCGCTCCGTCATCACCATTCACGACCTCACCTTCCTGCGCTATCCGCAATTTCTCACCGCCCAGAGCAGGCGCTACTACAACGATCAGATTCACGAGGCAGTGAAAAGGGCCGATGCGATCCTGACGGACTCAAATGCCACCCGCGCCGACGTGCTCGAACTCCTCGGTGTGGCCGCCGACAAAGTCGTCACCGTTCATCTTGCCCCCGACCCGATCTTTCAACCCCGGCCTGGTGAGGCTGTTGAACCTGCTCCGGCGCGCCTGAATCTTCCCCAACGTTATTTATTGTTCGTCGGCACCTTCGAGCCGCGCAAAAACGTGCCTGGCCTCTTAACTGCCTACGCCCAGTTGCCGCTCGACGCGCCGCCTCTCGTCCTCGCCGGCAACAAAGGCTGGCTCTTCGACGATGTTGTTGCCCTCATTGACAAGCTTCAACTCAAAGACCGCGTCTATTTCCGGCCAGACTTCGCCGCCGCCGACCTGCCCGCCCTTTATCACGGCGCAATCGCCCTCGTCCTGCCCTCACACTACGAAGGCTTCGGCCTGCCCGTCCTTGAAGCCTTTGCCTGTGGCACGCCGGTCGTCATCGCCAACCGCGCCTCCCTGCCCGAAATCGCCGGCGGCGCCGCCGCCCTTTGCAACCCCGACGACCCGGCCAGCATCGTCGGCGCAATTGAAAGCATACTGTCAGATTCCGCTTATCGTTTATCGCTTATCGCGAAAGGCCATGCTCGCGTGAAAGACTTCTCGTGGGAAAAGTGCGCCAGAGAAACGTTGGCCGTCTATCGAAAAGTCATCAACCAATAG
- the selB gene encoding selenocysteine-specific translation elongation factor: MRVIGTAGHVDHGKSALVQALTGTHPDRLKEEREREMTIDLGFAWFNLPNGEPVGVIDVPGHRDFIENMLAGVGGIDAALFVVAADEGVMPQTREHLAILDLLQINNGVVALTKADLAESDEWLDLISEEVRGLIKGTALDGAAVIPVSARSGRGLDDLRAALVKCLAAVPARPDLARPRLPIDRVFTIAGFGTVVTGTLMDGSLSVGDEVLVLPSNRPARVRGLQTHKTKLDRAVPGSRVAVNLTGVQVADIQRGEVVCHPDTLRLTDLLDVQFRHLAEAEASLKHNAEVKLFVGASETVARARVLSGEALPPGETGWLQIVLSAPVVVTKGDRFILRRPSPGATIGGGVIVEPHPARKHKRQDATVLNRLQTLLRGTPGEILLQAVDALGPGPFSAAIAKAGLDASATAEALGELAMTGDLLTLEGTLPASNALVLSRATLARLTREATDLLTAYHASHPLKIGLSREELKSRLKLAPKVFNAFIARAVAEGRVAEAGAFVRLATHEIKLTPAQQASADSLLAAFRRDPYNTPSVKDSAAMVGDDVLAVLIERGDLAQVSPEVLFLRSTYDALVAAVRRHLAANPSLTVAQFRDMFSTSRKYALAFLEHLDAVGITVRRGDERVLK; encoded by the coding sequence ATGCGCGTCATTGGCACCGCCGGCCACGTAGACCACGGCAAGTCGGCGCTCGTTCAGGCCCTCACCGGCACTCACCCCGACCGCCTCAAAGAAGAACGCGAACGCGAGATGACGATTGATCTCGGCTTCGCCTGGTTCAACCTGCCAAACGGCGAGCCGGTGGGCGTGATTGACGTTCCCGGACATCGCGACTTCATCGAGAACATGCTGGCCGGGGTGGGCGGCATTGACGCCGCCCTCTTCGTGGTGGCCGCCGACGAGGGCGTGATGCCGCAAACTCGCGAACACCTGGCCATCCTCGATCTACTGCAAATCAACAACGGCGTGGTCGCCCTCACCAAAGCCGACTTAGCCGAGTCGGATGAGTGGCTCGATCTGATTTCCGAAGAGGTGAGGGGACTGATCAAAGGAACGGCTCTGGACGGGGCCGCCGTCATTCCCGTGTCGGCCCGCAGTGGCCGGGGACTCGACGACCTGCGCGCCGCCCTCGTCAAATGTTTGGCCGCCGTCCCGGCCCGCCCCGACCTGGCCCGTCCGCGCCTGCCCATCGATCGCGTGTTCACCATCGCCGGTTTTGGCACCGTCGTCACTGGAACGTTGATGGACGGCTCACTGTCCGTCGGCGACGAAGTCCTCGTCCTGCCCTCCAATCGCCCGGCCCGCGTTCGCGGCCTGCAAACGCACAAGACCAAACTCGACCGGGCCGTGCCCGGAAGCCGTGTGGCCGTCAACCTGACCGGCGTCCAGGTCGCCGACATTCAACGCGGCGAAGTGGTGTGCCACCCTGACACTCTCCGCTTGACCGATCTGCTTGACGTTCAATTTCGCCATTTAGCCGAAGCCGAGGCGTCCCTCAAACACAACGCCGAAGTCAAACTCTTCGTCGGCGCGTCGGAGACAGTGGCCCGCGCTCGCGTGTTGAGCGGCGAGGCCCTGCCGCCCGGCGAGACCGGCTGGTTGCAGATTGTCTTGTCAGCGCCCGTCGTTGTCACCAAAGGCGACCGTTTCATTCTGCGCCGACCCTCGCCCGGGGCCACCATCGGCGGCGGCGTTATCGTCGAGCCGCACCCGGCCCGCAAACACAAACGACAGGACGCAACCGTCCTCAACCGCCTGCAAACGCTCTTGCGCGGTACGCCGGGCGAGATTCTTTTGCAAGCGGTGGATGCGCTCGGCCCCGGCCCGTTCTCGGCGGCGATTGCCAAAGCCGGGCTGGATGCCTCCGCTACTGCCGAAGCGTTGGGGGAACTGGCGATGACCGGCGATTTGCTCACTCTCGAAGGCACGTTGCCGGCTAGCAATGCTCTTGTTCTCTCACGCGCAACCCTGGCCCGCCTGACTCGCGAAGCCACCGACCTACTTACGGCTTATCACGCCTCGCACCCGCTCAAGATCGGCCTCTCGCGCGAAGAACTCAAGAGCCGCCTCAAGCTCGCGCCCAAAGTCTTCAACGCCTTCATCGCCCGCGCAGTTGCTGAAGGCCGTGTGGCCGAGGCCGGGGCCTTCGTCCGGCTGGCGACCCACGAGATCAAACTAACGCCTGCCCAGCAAGCCAGCGCCGACTCGCTCCTGGCCGCTTTTCGTCGTGACCCGTACAACACACCTTCGGTGAAAGACTCGGCGGCGATGGTGGGCGACGATGTGCTGGCCGTGTTGATTGAGCGCGGCGATCTCGCCCAGGTCTCGCCCGAGGTGTTGTTCCTGAGAAGCACTTACGACGCGCTCGTGGCCGCCGTGCGCCGACATTTGGCCGCCAACCCGTCCCTCACCGTCGCCCAGTTCCGCGACATGTTCAGCACCAGCCGCAAATACGCCCTGGCCTTTTTGGAGCATTTGGATGCGGTTGGAATTACGGTTCGCAGGGGCGACGAGCGGGTGTTGAAATAG
- a CDS encoding peptidylprolyl isomerase: MTVDPAKNYTATFKMAKGGEFVVQLYPDKAPITVNSFVFLARDGYFNCVTFHRVLEGFMAQGGDPTGTGGGGPGYEFVNEDSDLKFDKAGVVAMANAGRDTNGSQFFITFQETPSLDGGYTIFGQVTEGMEVVNGITRRDPNTAPDFSGDVIQSVTISES, encoded by the coding sequence ATGACGGTTGACCCGGCGAAGAACTACACCGCCACCTTCAAAATGGCTAAGGGCGGCGAGTTCGTCGTTCAACTCTATCCTGATAAAGCGCCCATCACCGTCAACAGTTTTGTCTTTCTGGCGCGCGACGGTTACTTCAATTGTGTGACCTTCCACCGGGTGCTCGAAGGCTTCATGGCTCAGGGCGGCGACCCGACCGGCACAGGCGGCGGCGGGCCGGGGTATGAGTTCGTCAACGAAGACAGCGATCTGAAGTTCGACAAGGCGGGTGTGGTGGCGATGGCCAACGCCGGGCGCGACACCAACGGCAGCCAGTTCTTCATCACTTTCCAGGAGACGCCGTCGCTTGATGGCGGCTACACAATATTTGGCCAGGTGACTGAAGGGATGGAAGTGGTCAACGGCATCACCCGCCGCGATCCCAACACCGCCCCCGATTTTTCAGGCGACGTGATCCAGAGTGTGACAATCTCGGAGAGTTAG
- a CDS encoding pentapeptide repeat-containing protein, whose protein sequence is MAEITRVELILALIGAGERPRLAGVDLSGLNLTGLRLSGAHLEYAILTGANLTAANLAEADLRNADLAGANLTYADLQEADLTGANLKGANLTHANLSRTKMTGTTMTGATMPDGTKHE, encoded by the coding sequence ATGGCAGAGATAACACGCGTGGAATTGATACTGGCGTTGATCGGCGCTGGGGAGCGTCCACGCCTGGCGGGCGTGGATCTCAGCGGGCTAAATTTGACCGGCCTCAGACTGAGCGGGGCGCATTTGGAATATGCCATTCTGACTGGAGCAAATTTGACGGCGGCTAACCTGGCTGAGGCCGACCTGCGGAACGCCGACCTGGCCGGCGCAAACCTGACCTACGCCGACTTGCAAGAAGCCGACCTGACCGGAGCCAACCTGAAAGGCGCGAATCTGACGCATGCCAATTTATCGCGCACCAAGATGACCGGGACAACAATGACTGGGGCCACGATGCCTGACGGCACCAAGCACGAGTAG
- a CDS encoding PQQ-dependent sugar dehydrogenase — protein sequence MRSPIPTRWWPRLGVAGIGLIVLALAGVGAVTVARWMIRQLSSPAPATNTIRVPPGFAIASFAEPRDIHLPTAILFGPDENLYLLTLEGDIFQFEDKDGNTDAEAMRQVFDGSEHKVTHAVGLAFHDGKLYLSDSGRISVLSDDDGDGDYDTLTPVVTGLVSLRYPDHSNNGIAFGPDGKLYVGVGSTTDHGPITDPMEASVLRLNADGSDLQVFAAGFRNPYDLTFSPEGDLFTADNNPSKFDRTLRSLVPEELNLVQQGRHYGFPDVYGKPPLGATSAAPITEFYPSVGSAGLIYYAGRQFPEAYQNAVYVALWGTGAQVALDRQITNGQMVVVVPLRRGDDGALHGEWEPFARFNTGTNFRPIDVTVGPDEALYILEWQTGAVYRVAYVGETVTAESATATAEPLPAFSPEQVAAGEALYRNGAAGAPPCLTCHLLDDRAGLGPSLVGLRDVAHQRVQGLSAVEYVRQSILRPNDYIVPNYNSDYMYQNYGDVLTEAEIESLIAFVFSLSK from the coding sequence ATGAGAAGCCCGATCCCAACTCGATGGTGGCCCCGCCTCGGGGTGGCCGGCATTGGGTTGATTGTTCTGGCTCTGGCCGGGGTGGGCGCGGTCACAGTTGCCCGTTGGATGATCCGGCAACTCTCCAGCCCGGCCCCGGCGACCAACACCATCCGGGTTCCGCCGGGTTTTGCCATAGCGTCCTTCGCCGAGCCGCGCGACATTCACCTGCCTACGGCCATTCTCTTTGGGCCGGATGAGAATCTCTACCTTCTCACGCTGGAAGGCGACATCTTTCAATTTGAAGATAAAGACGGCAATACTGACGCTGAAGCCATGCGGCAGGTATTTGACGGCAGTGAGCACAAAGTCACTCACGCTGTTGGCCTGGCCTTTCACGACGGCAAGCTCTATCTTTCCGACAGTGGCCGCATTAGCGTGTTGAGCGACGACGATGGCGATGGCGACTACGATACACTCACGCCCGTCGTCACCGGGCTGGTCTCTTTGCGCTATCCCGATCACTCCAACAACGGCATCGCCTTTGGGCCGGACGGCAAGTTGTATGTGGGCGTCGGCTCCACCACCGATCACGGCCCGATCACCGATCCGATGGAAGCTTCGGTGCTGCGCCTGAACGCCGACGGCAGTGATCTGCAAGTCTTCGCCGCCGGCTTTCGCAACCCTTACGATCTCACCTTCTCGCCCGAAGGCGATCTCTTCACCGCCGACAACAACCCCAGCAAATTTGATCGGACGCTACGCTCGCTGGTTCCCGAAGAACTGAACCTGGTGCAACAGGGCCGCCACTACGGTTTCCCCGACGTGTACGGGAAACCGCCACTCGGGGCAACGTCCGCCGCCCCCATCACCGAGTTCTATCCCTCGGTCGGCTCGGCCGGGCTGATTTACTATGCAGGCAGGCAGTTTCCAGAAGCTTATCAAAACGCCGTCTACGTGGCGCTGTGGGGCACGGGCGCGCAGGTCGCGCTGGATCGGCAAATCACCAACGGCCAAATGGTTGTCGTCGTGCCGCTGAGGCGCGGCGACGATGGCGCGCTTCACGGCGAGTGGGAGCCGTTTGCCCGCTTCAACACCGGGACGAACTTTCGCCCCATTGATGTGACGGTTGGCCCGGATGAGGCTCTCTACATCCTGGAATGGCAAACAGGCGCTGTCTATCGGGTTGCCTACGTGGGTGAAACTGTGACCGCCGAATCGGCGACGGCCACTGCCGAGCCGCTACCTGCGTTTTCGCCGGAACAAGTGGCGGCGGGCGAGGCGTTGTATCGCAACGGGGCCGCCGGAGCGCCGCCCTGTCTCACCTGCCACCTGCTGGACGACCGGGCCGGGCTGGGGCCGTCGCTGGTCGGGCTGAGGGACGTTGCCCATCAGCGCGTTCAAGGATTGAGCGCCGTCGAATATGTCCGCCAATCCATTCTGCGCCCGAACGATTACATTGTGCCCAACTACAACTCCGACTACATGTACCAAAACTATGGCGATGTTTTGACGGAGGCCGAGATTGAATCGCTGATCGCCTTCGTTTTCTCGCTTTCCAAATAA
- a CDS encoding galactose oxidase — MKFSRIQITGVIAAILIVATLAIYAGPRAASRLQAQFTPGKVCDIDSTSTVGGSWSPGRDLPLARGETEVAVLNGLIYVPGGLLADWQVSPQFDVYNPATDSWQTLAPLPKGLHHVGVDVIDGLIYVSGGYSVEFFPNVNGLWVYNPKTNEWKQLADMPGHRAAQAMVAINGKLYVAGGDAPDWENPIEVWAYDPATNTWDASLAPLSGPRDHVKGVAVDGKLYLFGGRWKHSANYASVDVYDPATNTWTHKQDMPTPRSGFAVTVLDGKVHILGGENYPQLCVYAQHEVYDPATDSWSSWPALPTPRHGVAAAVANDKLYVISGATGSGPQTRFTLSGAVEIFTPDK; from the coding sequence ATGAAGTTCTCAAGAATTCAGATTACAGGCGTGATAGCGGCGATTCTCATCGTCGCTACTCTAGCAATTTACGCCGGCCCACGAGCCGCAAGCCGGCTACAGGCCCAGTTTACACCGGGCAAAGTGTGCGATATAGATTCGACTTCAACCGTTGGCGGCTCGTGGTCGCCGGGCCGTGACTTGCCGCTGGCGCGCGGCGAAACGGAAGTGGCTGTGTTGAACGGCCTCATCTACGTGCCGGGCGGCTTATTGGCCGACTGGCAGGTCTCACCTCAGTTCGACGTTTACAACCCGGCGACGGATTCCTGGCAGACGCTGGCCCCCCTGCCCAAAGGTCTGCATCACGTAGGCGTGGATGTGATTGACGGCCTCATCTACGTCAGCGGCGGCTACTCCGTCGAATTCTTTCCCAACGTCAACGGCCTCTGGGTCTACAATCCCAAAACGAACGAGTGGAAACAATTGGCCGACATGCCCGGCCATCGCGCCGCGCAGGCTATGGTTGCCATCAACGGCAAGCTCTACGTAGCCGGCGGCGACGCGCCCGACTGGGAAAACCCGATCGAAGTCTGGGCCTACGACCCGGCCACGAACACCTGGGACGCCTCGCTGGCCCCGCTCTCCGGCCCGCGCGATCACGTGAAGGGCGTGGCCGTGGACGGCAAGCTCTATCTCTTTGGCGGGCGCTGGAAGCACAGCGCCAACTACGCCTCCGTTGACGTTTACGACCCGGCCACAAATACCTGGACGCATAAACAAGACATGCCCACGCCCCGCAGTGGATTTGCCGTGACGGTACTCGACGGCAAAGTCCACATCCTCGGCGGCGAGAACTACCCTCAGCTTTGCGTTTACGCCCAGCACGAAGTCTACGACCCGGCCACCGATAGCTGGTCGTCCTGGCCGGCCCTGCCCACTCCGCGTCATGGCGTCGCCGCCGCTGTGGCGAATGACAAACTGTACGTGATCTCCGGCGCGACCGGCTCCGGCCCACAAACGCGATTCACCCTGAGCGGCGCTGTCGAAATTTTCACTCCAGATAAATGA
- a CDS encoding DUF4760 domain-containing protein, which produces MLQLLTDIARLLQPIQPIIQAVQSIVEMSLLIFAFIFARELRESINARYLDGMKFVRDLIATEQAANNRKWVYQELEKAVRPLSPENTEKLHAICRDFDNIGLLCRHKLLPANIVAETYNRNILDMWKRLKPFILGWRQMLGDEDYYAEFEWLASKASKAEKRLANKRRIKRLFSNPLKNSLR; this is translated from the coding sequence ATGCTACAACTGCTAACAGATATTGCAAGGCTTTTACAGCCGATCCAACCGATCATTCAGGCAGTTCAGTCGATTGTTGAAATGTCGTTATTGATCTTTGCATTTATATTTGCAAGAGAACTTCGCGAGTCGATCAATGCTCGATATTTAGATGGCATGAAATTTGTCAGAGACTTAATAGCGACTGAGCAAGCAGCCAACAATCGCAAATGGGTGTACCAAGAGTTAGAGAAAGCTGTCAGACCTCTTTCACCAGAAAATACCGAAAAGCTACATGCCATCTGTAGAGATTTTGACAACATCGGGCTGTTGTGCCGTCATAAACTACTCCCCGCGAATATCGTTGCAGAAACGTACAATCGGAACATCTTAGACATGTGGAAGCGGCTCAAACCATTCATTCTCGGATGGAGACAGATGTTAGGTGATGAGGATTACTACGCTGAGTTTGAGTGGCTTGCTAGTAAGGCAAGCAAGGCAGAAAAACGACTCGCTAATAAACGGCGCATAAAACGTCTGTTTTCTAATCCGCTGAAGAATTCTCTTCGATAG
- the asnS gene encoding asparagine--tRNA ligase yields the protein MTTIIRIQDIAAHAGETVTLQGWLYARTDKGKLQFLQVRDGTGVVQCVVFKKDVSEDVFNAAAKLTQESSVEVTGTVRAEPRAPGTPGGFELGVADARVGQVAHEYPISPKDHGVEFLMDWRHLWIRSSRQWAILRIRATIMRAIREWLDTNGFLEMSTPIITPSAAEGTSTLFEIDYFGESAYLAQTGQLYNEANIGAFGKVYCFGPTFRAEKSKTRRHLTEFWMVEPEIAYCDLDQLLVIEENFVSHIVQTCLRERAAELKALGRDTSVLEKMVPPFPRITYDEAVERLKKLAAEETDPEKKELLKIEWGDDFGSPHETELTRQFEKPVFVVGYPTAIKAFYMEPWPGRPEVCKSADLLAPEGYGEIIGGSERISDHDTLLQRIHDHKLPVENYKWYLDLRKYGTVPHSGFGLGVERTVAWICGTEHIRETNPFPRMLQRNYP from the coding sequence TTGACTACCATCATTCGCATCCAAGACATCGCCGCCCACGCGGGCGAGACCGTGACTCTGCAAGGCTGGCTCTACGCCCGCACCGACAAGGGCAAGTTGCAATTCCTGCAAGTGCGCGACGGAACCGGCGTCGTGCAGTGCGTCGTGTTCAAGAAAGATGTATCGGAGGACGTGTTCAACGCGGCCGCCAAACTAACTCAAGAGTCGTCGGTGGAAGTGACGGGCACGGTGCGAGCCGAGCCGCGCGCCCCCGGCACACCCGGCGGCTTCGAACTCGGTGTGGCCGACGCGCGCGTGGGACAGGTCGCCCACGAGTACCCCATCTCGCCCAAAGATCACGGCGTCGAATTTTTGATGGACTGGCGGCACTTATGGATTCGCTCGTCGCGCCAGTGGGCCATCCTGCGAATCCGGGCCACCATCATGCGCGCCATCCGCGAGTGGCTGGACACGAATGGCTTTCTGGAAATGTCCACCCCGATCATCACCCCGTCGGCGGCGGAGGGCACCAGCACCCTGTTTGAGATTGATTACTTCGGGGAGAGCGCCTACCTGGCCCAGACCGGCCAACTTTATAACGAAGCCAACATCGGCGCGTTCGGCAAAGTCTATTGCTTCGGCCCCACCTTCCGCGCCGAAAAGTCCAAGACCCGCCGCCACCTCACTGAATTCTGGATGGTCGAACCTGAGATTGCCTATTGCGATTTAGATCAGTTATTAGTGATTGAAGAAAATTTTGTGTCGCACATCGTGCAGACTTGCCTGCGCGAGCGAGCCGCCGAACTCAAGGCGCTGGGCCGCGACACCAGCGTTCTCGAAAAGATGGTTCCGCCCTTCCCGCGCATCACTTACGACGAAGCCGTCGAACGGTTGAAGAAACTCGCCGCCGAAGAGACCGACCCGGAAAAGAAAGAGTTGTTGAAAATTGAATGGGGCGACGACTTTGGCTCGCCGCACGAGACCGAGCTAACCAGGCAATTCGAGAAGCCGGTGTTCGTCGTCGGCTACCCAACGGCAATAAAGGCCTTTTACATGGAACCGTGGCCGGGCCGCCCCGAAGTGTGCAAGTCGGCTGATTTGCTCGCGCCCGAAGGCTACGGCGAAATCATCGGCGGCTCGGAGCGCATCTCCGATCACGACACCCTGCTCCAGCGCATCCACGATCACAAACTGCCGGTTGAGAACTATAAATGGTATCTCGACCTGCGGAAGTATGGAACCGTGCCCCACTCCGGCTTCGGCCTGGGCGTGGAGCGCACCGTGGCCTGGATTTGCGGCACGGAGCATATCCGGGAGACGAACCCGTTTCCGAGGATGCTACAGAGGAATTACCCGTAA
- a CDS encoding PIN domain-containing protein has protein sequence MNYVIDASVFVAAARTAETHYAVSVEFLRQAQEPNTVIVCPTLVLAECSAAIARPTGNPALAEALVALIENFQGLNLATLTTPLARQAATIAATHLLRGADSVYVAVAQEFDAILITWDDEMLNRGAAVVSTMTPSTWLDTYKAKAS, from the coding sequence ATGAACTACGTAATAGATGCCAGTGTTTTTGTCGCCGCGGCTCGAACTGCCGAAACACACTACGCTGTCAGCGTAGAATTCCTGCGGCAAGCACAGGAACCGAATACAGTCATTGTCTGCCCAACTCTGGTCCTGGCAGAATGTTCAGCCGCCATTGCCAGGCCGACCGGAAATCCAGCACTAGCGGAAGCGCTTGTCGCCTTGATTGAAAATTTTCAGGGGCTGAACCTGGCGACTCTCACTACGCCCCTTGCCCGTCAGGCAGCAACCATTGCCGCAACTCACCTTCTGAGAGGCGCGGATTCCGTCTATGTTGCCGTTGCCCAAGAATTTGACGCCATACTGATTACGTGGGACGACGAAATGTTGAATCGCGGCGCGGCAGTTGTTTCGACAATGACTCCATCAACGTGGCTCGATACCTACAAAGCCAAAGCTTCATAA